In Callospermophilus lateralis isolate mCalLat2 chromosome 15, mCalLat2.hap1, whole genome shotgun sequence, the genomic stretch TAAAATGAGAGGTGAGAATTGAACTTCAATTTAACAATATAGAGGTCACTGGTGTCCTCAACAATAACCATTTCTGTTGCTGGGGTGGAGGTGATGAGACTGTCAAAGCCTCAGTGGAATAATTTATCAGAAAATAGGAGAAGTGGATATAAATGGAAGAATTTTGCTGAAAAGGGAAGAAATAAGATGATAATTACAGGGACACGGAAAAGTCAATAATTAAGATGTTTACGCAGTGGTCTACTGGAGGgttgctgtggtttggatataGCTTGTGTCTCCCAAAAGTTCTTGTGCTAGAAGCTCACAGTTCAGAGCCCAGCAATATTGAGAAGTGGTAGAAGCTTTAACAGGTGAGGAACAGAGGAAGGTAATTAGGTCATGGGGTCCCACCCTTGGAAAACATTAATGGTCTGTCAGAGATTAGTTCCCACTAGAGTAGGTTGTTATAAAAAGAATACAGCCTGGCTCCCTAATCTCTCTTGCTTCCTGTCTTGCCTGTGACCTGTCATGCTTCTCACCATGCTTGAGGCAGTCAGAAGGTCTTCATCTGGGGTTGAACAAACGGAGTCACCAAATCTTCTAattttagcttccaaaaccatgaacctaatgAATCTGTTTTCTTTATACAGTTTCcagcttctgatttttttttctaggaacaCAAAACAGGCTAATATGtgggtaaaaataataatatccaCTCTGGGAAAAATGAATTTTCACTCTTGCTGGGATATTATATACTAACAATAAAATAAGAGAAAGTGGTAGGGagaaaaaaacaatgaattaATATAAAATTCTGATTTAGAGGAACAAGAATCAACTAAACCGACAATAAAATAGGATATCGAAgttcaaatattattttagaaTTCAGTAGCTCTTGCATCTAATactgaacccaaattactagttcAGTGAAAAAATAGTTTTAACATCAATTAAAGGACTGGTATTAATACTACATATAAaatgtgcatttgtgtgtgtgtgtgtgagtgtgtgtgtaactTTTGTCATAGAAGCTTACAGTTTGTACACACTTGAAAGAATCAACTGACACTTTTCATCAAGGAGGCTCATGAATAAGATGAGAGTGCTTAGGATAACAAACCACAATAACACAGTAATTTAAAATTGAAGATGAGCTGCCCCCTGGGCTCTACCTAGAGGAAGTAATCAATGGAAACTTGGatgaaagtaaaaaagaaaaaggctttTAAAGATTTGCATATGATACTTATCCTGCTGCCTCTGTTATGATCCTTAGAATTAAATAATCTAGTCTTACTTATCTCTGAAGGGGCTGAGTGATGAAACCATGAACCATGACAAGATTCACCTTTCTGGTGCCCTGTGTGAGCTACTCTGAGGTTGGAGCATGTGTTGATTGGGCTATGACCCCTTCTCTGTCAATGCTTTTCTTTAGTGCCTTCCTACATTGACTTGATTTGGCAACAGTAGCAACTTTAATCCTGTTCTCATGTTTTCAGCTTCTCTTTGACCCTTAAAAGGAGAGAAATGCCTGGACTATTCTGCTGAGATGTAGGAGACTTATATCAATCCACATGCCACACACCAGCTGACCTTCCTACAAGCATGAGTAATTCTAGCCAAGACCAGCAGAACCACCCAACCAACTTAAAGAGCCATACAAACAATAAAGTTATTTAAGCCACTTACATTTTGGGTTATTGTGCAGCAACAATTGCTGACAGAGTGGTCAAGCTGGTCAGACCATTGCTTGATTTGTTCTCTCTGCCTCTGAAATAACCTGAATGGGTTAGGGCCAACTACTATAAGGAGTGTGGAAAATGGAAATTAAGACTGTGGTAATAGTTTCTTTACAAATTAGCAAATGTGATGTTTTTTGAACTGGATCCGAATCCCATAAGCTAAATCTGTTTACCTTAAGTTTATAATCTTCAAAATGCATGAGATAATATAGTTTATCTCTCCATAGAATAATATGTCCCCATCCCATCATATTCATTTTCTTTGTGTTCCTCGGTGATGGCTAATTACATAACTAAGCCTAAGGCTTTCTAAAGTGGAGATCCAGAGGAATGCAACTCACACCTACTGCGTAAGGTCAAACCACAGAATGTTCTAACAGACTTGGATAAACAACTGAAGTCAGTATTTGCTGGCCTTCCGCTAGATGCCCTAATTAACAAATCTGAATGAGGGTTTCTTCCCAGCCAATGAATTGCCTTCAAAAACAGCTTTCTCTTTGTATGGAAATTctccattaaaaacaaataaacaacaacaaaaaaaaaaaaaaaagaaagaaagaaagaaagaaaaaaaagaaaaacacttttTAAGTTCCCAGTGCTTGCTTTGCAATATTCAGAGCTGCCCTGATTAAATGTACTCAAATGGCAACTGTTTCCAAAATGATGACTTCTACCttgatccttaaaaaaaaaaaaaaaggcaatcccAAGGCACTTTGTCAAATTATGTTAACCTGTAGTAAAAATTTtaaggctcagtggtacagtgcttgctgaTTATGCACAAGGCCccatgtttgatcctcagcattacaAAAAAATCCTAGACATTCCTACCTTTTCTTAAAAattcattattttcaacatcaaaCCAAGCATATGAATTATACCACATTCATATATTCTGAGAACTTGCAAATCTTGGTACTTAAAGTATGGTCCATGGACCAGTAACATCACTACTAAAGAGCATGCATTGAAGCAAAATCCACGAGAGGTTATTTTTCACTCTATTACATTATAATTATTTTCACTTTGTATTTCACTTCATTTAAAAGATGAAGTCTTTAACGAGGAGACCATAGTGACAGGGTTCCCTGTTAATTTCAGCAGCTGGCAACCAGTCATAACAGGAACAGGGAGGCGGGGAGGGGGTGCTTTAAGAAGTATTGATCTTTCCCATGTACATACACAGAGGCTGAATGAGACATTTCTAGACATTGACTTACATTTGCTGTTATGAACCATGACCCTTTCTTTGTGCTGTTCCAACTGCCCTCTTTCATAATCCTGCTAGGTAAGTAGCAGGCATAGCTCCAATAACATTTTACCCCACATTTACATCCCCCCCCCACCCATTAGACCAGACAGCATATATTTTGTGAACAGGAACTGAATCTTCAACTTTTTAAATCTCGAAGTTAAAAACTATGCTTGGTAAAATGTAGGCGTATCCTCCTCTTAATACATGAAAAGAATAACTTGGTCACTGATTAAGTAACCAATTCACTAAACTTCAAATACATGCAAAAATCTTATCTGTTTTAAAATTATACTGTTTTCACAGCCAAGTCAATTTATTTCTCCTATAGTCCACTTCTGTAAATTGGACTTTATTTAGTTCAtatgatagaaaaatattcatacAAAATGATTCCCGAAGTGGACCTTTCTTTCTACTAACACTTAGTTCTATCTTTGAATCCCTAGTGATGCCTATAGTTTCTGGTACATAACACACACTAAAATATTTGACTGAATGAGTTACTTTTAAATTACCATGAGGCTATAAGCATGTAGTaacggggggaaaaaaaaaaactccaatgCAAAACATTTTAATAGGTTGTCAAATATACAGTTATTAGAATTATCTAAATATCACTTATAAAAATTGGTATATCACATTAGATGATTctataaaacaaaaacacaaatcaCACATTGACAATAACCCCTGCAGTCCAAGAATAACCCCCATCAATAGTACAAATTACAAAcacactaaaaaaaagaaaactaaagacaTTACTTAGACATTTAAACCAAAGTTACTGTGACTAAGTAcattcattcatcaagtacaagAAATTTAGCATTGCTGCTTATAGTCACTAATAACACAATTTTAGGTGCAATTTCACATGCTTTCATAAATCTTCCAGTACAGTTCCCATAGTAAAGTGTCTGTGTGCACTCCATTTTCATTTATATGCAGGTGTATCATACATCATACTTAGGATTATTTCACTTTATAATTACactgtttatatatattttaggtgAACACCAGGCCAAAATTTAACCCCAATGATGACATTAAAAACAATTCTTGAAAGTACATGCCAATTTGTTTAATAGGATGAGTACCTTTCCCTCTTACTAGAATCCAtcaaattaagcaataagaattTAAAACATTAACAAAAAATGATGATGACTCTAATTTTCCTGAAATATTAACAATTTTCCTGAACtatttaaaatttcaataaaatcACTGAGTCAAAACGttgatttcatatttaaaaaaaattttttttttgtagtactggggattgtactcaggagtgctctgttactgagctacatatccccagactttttattttaattttttgagatagggtctccctataTTGCCTGGGGTGGCCTCAAATTCATAATCCACAGCCTCCAAAGTCTCCGGGATTATAGCATGAGCCACCACAAGCCCCTACTGCCAAATTTTAAATACCAGTGATTTAAGATTGAGGCCTAAAATTACTTGTACTAAACtgtaaaatacaattttaaaatgtgcaGTTAATGTGCTTATGAATATGTAATGGAATGTTTTTTTCACAGTAATGTTATGTTAAACACTACTCTAAATGGACAGTCTTAAGTAAACGTACCTTTACCACCAAGAATATTGAAAAATTAAGGCTTTTTTACACTATCAATAGCTACTACCCAAACTCAAGAATCAAATGAAGTTTACAAAGCTGCAAAATTATCTAAACTTTGTAATGGTTAGTTGCCTCACCTTAATTCAGTACTTATTAATCTTTACACAAACTCAAATGCTAGTTATCTTTAAATGCATTTTTCTCTATATCTCTATTCAAATTGAGTTCCTAAACCACTTGGCCTAGACAGGATGCTTAAAATAGTTAGGACCTTGTCTGATTAGTTCAAACTGTATACTAGGGGTAGGGATTACAAATGCTTGGCACACATTATTCATCCGATACATCCCATGTTTTTGAATAAACTAAGAAGCCTGGCCTCCAAAGGAAACTGTACTTGTTTCCCAAAATATTAATGAGTAATTACTACATCTTCAGATAATCAAACTGACaattttttaagaagaaatgGATGCCTCCTGGGCTATTAAAGACATTATAAGATACAATAGAAAGGAAAACTGAAGCTACAAATATACCAAATCAAGGTTAAAGGCACTGGATAAGGAATAAAATTACAACGCACTGTAAACAATTTTTAAAGCAAATCAAGTTTAAATGTCAAACTCTAAAATGGTACTAAAAAGATGACAATGCTTTAAAATAGTGGACACGATTTCTGTAATTTCatgataaaattatttcattgttcTAGTTTGTTTATCCTATAAtattccaatatccttaaaaaaacaaaattaaaaatgtgtttCCAGGTTCCTGAAGCAAGAAAACTACAACTCAAAGAACTATGGAAATTAATTccttttcaaatattaaaatttgGTAGAGACTTTACAGACATGATAAGAATATCTTGGAAATcataaatactaaattatacttgatccaaaattctttaaaagttcTAATTCAGTAGAACAGTCTTGAGGCCCACAGTAGCAAATTGTAGTGTAAAGAGGCATAATAAGTACAATCTTTccagacacataaaacaaagaatCATGAATACCAATTTGAAATACCACAAGCTCCACGTTAGAGCCATTTAATATACACATTTTCATAATTATTTCTTGAAAAACTATTTAGATAAAATATGTATCATTTATTGTGGATTTTAATTTACTTGAATCTATGCAACTTCCatccatattaaaatatcaatTAATGTAAATACTTTATTATAAAACTATTTTACAATTTAAATTTCATTTGAGAAATGTATTCACATCCACAATTTCTTAAAAGTCCTTTATATGAGTGCATTTCATAAGAAATACACTAACATTATTATTTATGTTTCCTAGGGGAGAAAAAATTAATAATCCTATTAATCCAAACCATATCATTAATTTGCGTATTTCTTAAACATTTACATGTTCAAACATGTTTGCTAAATAGTGATCATTTATCCCCACAGTGGCATACTTCCGCATAATCTTAAGACAGGACTAGATAATAGTCACATGTAGATTACAGAAACAGATACTTATTCTGTTACATACAAGCTTACTTATAAAGTAATAACATAAAATGGTCATTGGGTAACAGtgataaaaaatgtaaacaaaaagaaTTAAATGTTAATCCCTTCcctgaaaaacaaagataaaagcacttcttgttttattaaaacaaaacatgATCTATTTTATCAGAAAGGCAAGACACTGACTTTACAAAACTATTTCCAAATACAGATAAAGAAAATCTAGAACAGCTGATTCAGACTTTATTGAGCTAAAATGTGCAAATAATCTGATAATacttaaatttattaaatttaatgtACATAGGCTGACACAATCCCATATAAAAATCCTCTGAAGATTCAACATAGTGTTCATTTATATGAGCTTAACACTATctaagtaacaacaacaacaacaaaagtccatattgaagaaaaaaaaagagtaaaactaAAAAAGTTTCTTATTAATTAAGACTTGAATTTCATTCCCACAAAAATGTATGGCCAATACCCACTTGAGAATACAGAAAACCACTACATCCcaaggaaaaatattttacactaattctaaataaaaataacaaaatgcaaaaaagttATGCCAGTTTAAAAGATCTGCTAAGTATAGTATTCATAGAAATTTATCTGGTGACTTTGTTTGGACTCAGATATTTGCAAAGTACCCTCAGTGAGAGCTGGGAAGCTAAGAAAAAAATTTCCtccataccacataaaaatggcaCTTGGATTTAAAAGTTTAAATTGTGATTCTGAGGTaaaaagaggaggaaaagatCTTAAATCATAACTTCAAAATGTGTTCCAGGAATATGGTAAAACTGCTCAACTACTTAGATGTATTACTAGTGAATCAAAGTGCTTTGAAAGCATTAacatcaaattattttcaaatttaattttaaagtcttacaagttttcaatgaaaaatacctagttattttttaaaagctggtATGTGTGTAAAACAAAGGTAATATTTACAAATCTGTTTTTGTCTCTGCCCCCAATAAAATTAGTTTCTCTTTTGATATGATCTAAAGCTGTTACAAATAATAGTAAAACAGAAGCACAGATTTAGATATGTGCCAAACCCTATACAATGTACTAATTTACacacagtatttttaaaaacacttaCATGATCAGATGCTGTTTTTCACTGCTTCACCAAATTCTGAGAAACACTATATTTAGCAACAAACGTTTATACCACTGCTTAACTAAGTGGGACCACAAATacatgaattttaaaagcaaaacactctaAAATATTGTttagaggaaaaataaaatttcaatcattcaactttTTTGAAGCCTCTGTTTGAGAAAAAGTATTATATGTATACCTACATATCATGTAATGTCTTCTCACATTGTAGTAAATATAGATTCCATTTTTGCCACAAAAGAACTTGcaataaaagaattttaaagaaaaaactttGTTTCTTGCAAATAATTTCTCTCTTCTGACCCTGGTAAAAATCATCAGTGCCTTTAATTTCaagatatttgttgttgttgttgttgttgttgttgtccatTTCCGCTGTGTATTTCACAAAGTATAATATTTTGTATTACATAGATAAATGGAAATTAAATGGAAAACCTGCTTTTGGAATGAAACAATTCTAAATCATTTCACTAAGAAGCACCTTTTGATATGCTGGTCTGAACTTTTAATATAAAACCTAAATGGTACTTATTTCTGAAGTAGAATTTTCTCCAGTTTTAATAACTTCATACATAGCAATACTAAGGATATCAACCTGTGCTTTCTAGATTTTGAAGGTGTTCTAATTATGTCATAGGTTAGATATGGCTCATTTTCAAGGTTGGGTGGACAGATTTCATGATACATTGGCTACAGAAAGCTAAATAAACTCTTACTGAATAATGGTTTGCATTTTGCTTGAGCCAAATAGATGTTTAGGCCATGTACCACCACATTCCCTGCTTAACATTCCTGTTTCTTTATTCTTCATAGTTTTCTAATGAACAAATTAGTATTCCTGAGTAAGATTATAAAAAAGTTAACCTTTCTACCAAAAGTATAAAGACAAATAAAATGTTGACTCACAATACAAAGTTTTTACACAGCATTACAGGTGCAGAGATAATGACTGCTGCTCTTTATGATGATTTGTCCACCCCTTAAAAAGACTGCAGCAAAAGATTCAATTGTCTAAAATACTTCGAAGTACAGTAATTAAATGCTTTAGACCATAAACATATCCCTCATCTATTGTGTTGCTAGGAAACACATGAGCAAAATCTATCATTCGCACTTCTACTTCCGCAATCTCTTGGCAACCAGTGGGAAGATGGTAGAAAACTTTTTCCAGTTGGGAAAGTACATTTCCATTTAAATGTTCCTGTGACATGCTTTTCCACCCATTGTCTTGCTCCACATTTTCAACTTTCAATGAAGTCTGACTGTGATGTTTTTGTGAATACATTTTTCTGTGACGAGCGTACATCTTGGATAAGCTTTTGCCTACTGAAGCCTCTATTTTTCCATTTGCTGTGGAACTTAACACATGAAAGTTATTGTTGTACTCCAGTAACTCTGTGTCTGACAATTGTcctttggacaaaaacttttctGCCAAAGTTCTGTCATTTGATTTTGTAGTGGTTGGCTGAGATGAACCTTCATAAACAAATAGTAATGAACTTGCATAAAAGCTAAGCTGCTTCTGGCTTTCAAACCACTGCAGAATTTTCTCAATCTTCTGAATACTGGCAGCAATAGCATCTTTTCTTAGACAGAATCCATTATGAAAAAACTTGGAGACTCCTATAAAACAATACATTAGGATTAGAATCAATGTATAAAATAGTTATCATTTGGAAAGTGGATTCATAGTAGATAAAATTCTTCAGTATTTTCCCCACC encodes the following:
- the Ipmk gene encoding inositol polyphosphate multikinase isoform X2, coding for MATEPPSPLRLEAPGAPEMRTPPVSDAAPEGAPQPAGGRLRFLNGCVPLSHQVAGHMYGKDKVGILQHPDGTVLKQLQPPPRGPRELEFYNMVYAADCSDGVLLELRKYLPKYYGIWSPPTAPNDLYLKLEDVTHKFNKPCIMDVKIGRKSYDPFASSEKIQQQVYHVHSDSYETQNQHYGRSLTKETIKDGVSKFFHNGFCLRKDAIAASIQKIEKILQWFESQKQLSFYASSLLFVYEGSSQPTTTKSNDRTLAEKFLSKGQLSDTELLEYNNNFHVLSSTANGKIEASVGKSLSKMYARHRKMYSQKHHSQTSLKVENVEQDNGWKSMSQEHLNGNVLSQLEKVFYHLPTGCQEIAEVEVRMIDFAHVFPSNTIDEGYVYGLKHLITVLRSILDN